The following are from one region of the Gammaproteobacteria bacterium genome:
- a CDS encoding transposase produces the protein MPDYRRANVTGGTYFFTVTTHRRQPLLTQDDVRHALREGIRKTKERFPFKIDAWVLLPDHLHCIWTLPEGDADFSARWGVIKRYVSQQCAARYCHPQRLSASRSKRKEAGLWQRRFWEHQIRDEEDYQRHVDYIHWNPVKHGHVQHVKDWPYSTFHRFVKEGHHPLDWGGSEAQLHMNGSFGE, from the coding sequence ATGCCGGACTATCGCAGAGCTAATGTGACAGGCGGTACCTATTTTTTCACTGTCACTACCCACCGGCGGCAGCCGCTATTGACGCAGGACGATGTGCGGCATGCATTGCGGGAAGGTATCCGCAAGACGAAAGAGCGGTTCCCGTTCAAGATTGATGCCTGGGTGCTGTTGCCAGACCATTTGCATTGTATATGGACGCTGCCGGAAGGGGATGCCGATTTTTCCGCGCGCTGGGGAGTGATTAAACGTTATGTGAGCCAGCAATGTGCGGCGCGATACTGTCACCCTCAAAGATTAAGCGCCTCGCGATCCAAGCGCAAGGAAGCGGGCCTCTGGCAGCGGCGTTTTTGGGAACACCAGATCCGGGATGAAGAGGATTACCAGCGGCATGTTGATTATATCCATTGGAACCCGGTCAAGCACGGTCATGTGCAGCATGTGAAAGATTGGCCATATTCGACCTTTCACCGCTTTGTGAAGGAGGGTCATCATCCGCTCGACTGGGGCGGTAGCGAGGCCCAGTTGCACATGAACGGTTCATTTGGCGAATGA
- a CDS encoding thiamine pyrophosphate-binding protein: MSSVLPADIENAAIVPAPVAEAGDLLVNYLAQIGVEYVFGVPGGAIEPLYNALARSARRGGPHPIVARHETGAAFMAEGYARETGRLGVCCATTGPGATNLITGVASAYQENIPLLVITAQAPITTFGRGPIQDSSCSGVNTVAMFQHCTRYSSLVSHVAQLEVKLVDAIVTACRTSHGPAHLSIPLDILRTPLPSAAPAYSLQELLHPANMMDRTAFEKLCVAIDEARRIVLVVGEGCREAVGDILEFALLKDACIVAMPQGKGLVNPYHPNFRGVFGFAGHASAVEALQDPRVDLVLAIGTNLDEFSTNGWDGNTLLNDRLIHIDSLERNFTRSPMARTHVAGRIRTVFEALLERYRSAPPMASLTPTLSPPGEERGRLDTPAQDAVPMERRGMERMGNLAAPPMLCLVAERGPDSLQVDGARLPARHFALQDEKKYLDDATPIKPQRLMYDLARLFPPDTRFVVDTGNSYIWAIHYLHPFDRRITGQRPSGGGAFRVNMGFSSMGWAIGAAVGTALGDKRRTVVCITGDGSFLMSGQEITVAVAEKLPVIFVVLNDAALGTAKHGQRLAGAEQVGIELPRVDFAAMARAMGADAYSIHSPRDMEALDIAAMCERHRPTLLDVYIDPKEVPPMGMRMKSLGMA, encoded by the coding sequence ATGTCTTCTGTTTTGCCCGCCGATATCGAGAATGCAGCCATAGTACCCGCGCCCGTAGCAGAAGCGGGCGATTTGCTAGTCAATTATCTGGCGCAAATTGGCGTTGAATATGTCTTCGGCGTGCCGGGCGGGGCCATCGAGCCTTTATATAATGCCTTGGCGCGCAGCGCACGGCGTGGCGGGCCGCACCCTATTGTGGCGCGTCATGAAACCGGCGCTGCCTTCATGGCGGAAGGTTATGCACGTGAAACGGGCAGGCTGGGCGTGTGCTGCGCCACTACAGGGCCAGGCGCCACCAACCTGATCACCGGCGTCGCCTCCGCCTATCAGGAAAACATTCCCCTGCTGGTGATCACCGCGCAAGCACCTATCACCACCTTCGGCAGGGGGCCTATCCAGGATTCATCGTGCAGTGGCGTCAATACCGTGGCGATGTTCCAGCATTGCACGCGCTATTCATCCCTGGTGTCCCACGTCGCGCAACTGGAGGTCAAGCTCGTCGATGCCATCGTTACGGCTTGCCGCACCTCGCATGGCCCAGCCCACCTGAGCATTCCCCTTGATATATTGCGTACCCCGCTGCCGAGCGCTGCGCCCGCTTATTCGCTGCAAGAACTGTTGCACCCGGCGAACATGATGGATCGCACCGCCTTCGAAAAGCTGTGTGTCGCCATCGATGAGGCCAGGCGTATCGTGCTGGTGGTGGGAGAGGGGTGCCGCGAGGCGGTCGGCGATATTCTTGAATTTGCCCTGCTGAAGGACGCCTGCATAGTCGCCATGCCCCAAGGAAAGGGGCTCGTCAATCCTTATCATCCCAACTTCAGGGGTGTGTTCGGTTTTGCCGGCCATGCCAGCGCCGTAGAGGCATTGCAAGACCCGCGCGTGGACCTGGTGCTGGCGATAGGCACGAATCTGGATGAATTTTCCACCAATGGCTGGGATGGGAATACGTTACTGAATGATAGGCTGATTCATATCGATTCCTTGGAACGAAACTTTACCCGTTCACCAATGGCGCGTACACATGTGGCTGGTAGGATACGCACGGTGTTCGAGGCATTGCTCGAGCGTTACCGCAGCGCGCCGCCGATGGCGTCCCTTACGCCAACCCTCTCCCCGCCAGGCGAGGAGAGAGGGAGGCTGGATACGCCTGCACAGGATGCCGTGCCGATGGAAAGGCGCGGCATGGAAAGAATGGGTAATCTTGCGGCGCCGCCAATGCTGTGTCTAGTGGCAGAGCGCGGGCCGGACAGTCTGCAGGTGGACGGAGCACGCCTGCCCGCGCGTCATTTCGCGCTGCAAGACGAGAAAAAATACCTGGACGATGCCACGCCCATCAAGCCCCAGCGGTTGATGTATGATCTCGCCCGCCTATTTCCGCCCGACACCCGTTTCGTCGTAGATACCGGAAACAGCTATATTTGGGCCATTCATTATTTGCATCCCTTCGATCGCCGCATCACCGGACAGCGCCCGTCCGGTGGGGGGGCGTTTAGGGTCAATATGGGTTTTTCTTCGATGGGCTGGGCCATTGGCGCCGCGGTCGGCACGGCGCTGGGAGACAAACGCCGCACCGTGGTGTGCATCACCGGTGATGGCAGCTTTTTGATGAGCGGCCAGGAAATCACCGTGGCCGTTGCCGAAAAATTGCCGGTGATTTTTGTGGTTCTCAACGACGCGGCGTTGGGTACTGCCAAGCATGGTCAACGTTTGGCGGGCGCGGAGCAGGTGGGCATTGAATTGCCCAGGGTCGATTTCGCCGCCATGGCGCGCGCGATGGGCGCCGACGCCTATTCGATTCATTCGCCCCGCGACATGGAGGCGCTGGACATCGCCGCCATGTGCGAACGCCACAGGCCAACCCTGTTGGACGTGTATATCGACCCGAAAGAAGTCCCGCCGATGGGGATGCGGATGAAGTCGCTGGGGATGGCGTAG
- a CDS encoding SpoIIE family protein phosphatase: MLSFNNGKDVVAGFSLNILIVDDELSNLLLLKAILSSAGHHAIMARDGGEAVAAFEREQPDMVLMDVMMPGMDGYEATRQIKKRAGERFVPVIFLTALDDERALAKCVECGGDDFLTKPYSRVILQAKIDALARASKLHSTVKLQRDELVYHQDRILKEQEVAQKVFSNIMHSSSLSEPCIKYLLSPMALFNGDLLLAARKPSGGMRVMLGDFTGHGLSAAIGAIPVADIFYRMTAKGFSIGEIVTEINRKLRMILPPGLFCAACLLDLDPGEHQISAWNGGVPDVLVLGDGRGIHQRFISRHLPLGVVGDDKFDTALEYSEFSNGDSIYLYTDGVIEAWNPRGEMFGQARLEQFLLSNEGAENRFNGIRNGLLNFIGDQSHSDDITLIELTCDGLAAHHFDVAEQGRVMQSSVSAMEWQITLEFGPDILRNFDPLPLLIHMLMEIQGLRGHREHLYTIIAELFSNSLDHGLLGLDSALKATPHGFAEYYQLRARGLAALQQGRIRIDLAHAPYDTGGKLVIRVEDSGPGFDHQKKSFVLNEGTIASGRGIGLVRDLCDSIQFSGSGNIAEAVYFWRY; the protein is encoded by the coding sequence ATGCTGTCTTTCAACAATGGTAAGGATGTTGTGGCTGGCTTTTCGCTGAATATTTTGATTGTTGATGATGAGCTCAGCAATCTTTTATTGCTTAAAGCGATTTTATCAAGTGCTGGTCATCACGCCATTATGGCCAGGGATGGTGGTGAGGCGGTAGCTGCTTTTGAGCGGGAGCAGCCTGACATGGTATTGATGGATGTCATGATGCCAGGCATGGATGGGTATGAGGCGACGCGGCAGATCAAGAAGCGTGCTGGAGAACGTTTTGTTCCCGTGATATTTCTGACGGCCCTGGACGATGAGCGGGCGCTTGCCAAGTGTGTGGAGTGCGGGGGGGACGACTTCCTCACGAAACCCTATAGCCGCGTAATCCTTCAGGCAAAAATTGATGCTTTGGCCCGCGCCAGTAAACTGCATTCCACTGTGAAGCTGCAACGGGATGAGTTGGTTTACCACCAAGACAGGATACTGAAGGAACAGGAGGTCGCTCAGAAGGTATTTTCCAATATTATGCACTCCAGCAGCCTCAGTGAGCCTTGCATAAAATATCTGCTGTCACCGATGGCGTTGTTCAATGGCGATTTGTTGCTTGCCGCGCGCAAGCCCTCGGGCGGGATGCGGGTGATGCTGGGGGATTTTACTGGTCATGGATTGTCCGCTGCAATAGGCGCCATACCTGTCGCCGATATTTTTTATCGTATGACTGCCAAGGGTTTCTCCATCGGGGAGATTGTCACCGAGATCAACCGTAAGTTGAGGATGATCCTTCCTCCGGGCCTGTTTTGCGCGGCATGCCTTCTTGATCTGGACCCTGGTGAACATCAAATCTCTGCCTGGAATGGTGGCGTTCCTGACGTTTTGGTGCTTGGCGACGGCAGGGGCATTCATCAGCGCTTTATATCAAGACACCTGCCTTTGGGCGTGGTGGGGGACGACAAGTTTGACACTGCCCTGGAATACAGCGAGTTTAGCAATGGAGACTCCATTTATTTGTATACGGACGGGGTGATTGAGGCATGGAATCCACGTGGAGAGATGTTCGGGCAAGCCCGTCTTGAGCAATTCCTGCTGAGTAACGAGGGCGCCGAAAACCGGTTTAATGGAATTCGCAACGGGTTGCTGAACTTTATCGGAGATCAGAGTCATTCCGATGATATCACCTTGATTGAGCTTACCTGTGACGGACTGGCTGCGCATCATTTTGATGTTGCTGAACAGGGGAGGGTGATGCAGTCATCTGTTTCCGCCATGGAATGGCAAATAACGCTGGAATTCGGGCCGGATATCCTGCGCAATTTCGACCCGCTGCCATTGTTGATTCATATGTTAATGGAGATCCAGGGGCTGCGTGGACACCGCGAACATTTGTACACAATAATCGCGGAACTTTTTTCAAACTCGCTGGATCACGGACTGCTGGGCCTGGATTCTGCTCTTAAGGCAACCCCGCATGGCTTTGCGGAATATTATCAATTACGGGCGAGAGGGCTTGCGGCGTTGCAACAGGGCCGGATCAGGATTGATCTTGCCCATGCCCCATACGATACGGGCGGCAAGTTGGTCATAAGGGTTGAAGACAGCGGCCCTGGTTTCGACCACCAGAAGAAGTCATTTGTTCTGAATGAAGGCACCATTGCCAGTGGGCGTGGTATTGGATTGGTGCGGGATCTGTGTGACAGCATTCAATTTTCCGGGAGTGGCAATATTGCCGAGGCGGTCTATTTCTGGAGGTATTGA
- a CDS encoding STAS domain-containing protein, with translation MALTAQKSADGDTVTMSVVGRFDFNIHSDFRQAYEKAGDGIKKYVIDMKGTEYMDSSALGMLLLLRDHAGGEASDIRIINSSKEIKKILEIANFNKLFNID, from the coding sequence ATGGCATTGACAGCGCAAAAATCAGCGGATGGCGATACTGTTACGATGAGTGTTGTCGGACGGTTTGACTTTAATATTCACAGCGATTTTCGTCAGGCCTATGAGAAAGCGGGAGATGGTATAAAAAAATATGTAATCGATATGAAGGGAACTGAGTATATGGATAGTTCGGCTCTTGGGATGCTATTGTTGTTGCGTGATCATGCGGGTGGGGAGGCATCCGATATAAGGATAATTAACAGCAGCAAGGAAATCAAAAAAATCCTTGAAATAGCCAATTTCAATAAACTGTTTAATATTGATTGA
- a CDS encoding methyl-accepting chemotaxis protein: MAINFIKMYWPAILVSVVSLGGQFLSSNVWLSLFLILATSLTWAWTSFAIFSSKSNINGNGNENDIYSIDQEMRHLLGEMNLLIHDEVASIRSDLDKSRELVRDAVVQLSDSFNGLNNETQAQEGMVRVLIDNASGMSGDGENKNVNIKDFIGEAGSVLQYLIDILVDTGKQSVKTVYKIDDIVQEMDGIFSLLSDVKMIADQTNLLALNAAIEAARAGEAGRGFAVVASEVRKLSQHSTRFNDQIRFQAQKMKSTIGDARDIVAEVAKRDMNIAISAKGRVNDMLCEIGEMDLIVSQKLGDIGGVAKKINEDVNMAVRALQFEDIAGQLMGYIMARLDNVESFISDAEKRTLATKAETAMEYILFMRGMRSEISNMRKEWDKQIHNPVAQSSMNSGDIELF; this comes from the coding sequence ATGGCGATTAATTTCATAAAAATGTACTGGCCGGCCATTCTTGTCAGCGTAGTATCCCTGGGGGGGCAGTTTCTGTCCTCTAATGTCTGGCTGTCGTTATTTTTGATACTAGCAACTTCTTTGACCTGGGCTTGGACTTCTTTTGCCATATTTTCCAGCAAGAGTAACATTAATGGAAATGGCAATGAAAATGACATTTATTCCATCGATCAAGAGATGCGTCACTTGTTGGGAGAGATGAATCTACTAATTCATGATGAAGTTGCGAGTATACGAAGCGACCTTGATAAATCACGGGAGCTGGTGCGCGATGCGGTTGTTCAGTTGAGCGATAGCTTTAATGGATTGAATAACGAAACGCAGGCGCAGGAGGGCATGGTGCGCGTTTTGATTGACAATGCCTCTGGAATGTCAGGTGATGGGGAAAATAAGAACGTAAACATCAAGGACTTTATTGGCGAAGCGGGTTCTGTTTTGCAGTATCTTATCGACATTCTTGTGGATACAGGCAAGCAAAGCGTAAAGACTGTCTATAAAATTGACGATATAGTACAGGAGATGGATGGGATATTTTCGTTGTTGTCGGATGTTAAAATGATCGCCGACCAAACCAATTTGCTGGCTCTTAATGCAGCGATTGAAGCGGCCAGGGCAGGTGAGGCAGGCCGCGGATTTGCCGTCGTGGCGTCGGAAGTACGCAAGCTTTCTCAGCATTCCACCCGATTTAACGACCAGATACGGTTTCAAGCGCAAAAAATGAAGTCAACCATTGGCGATGCGCGTGATATTGTTGCTGAAGTGGCTAAAAGAGATATGAACATTGCCATTTCGGCCAAAGGGCGGGTCAATGACATGCTTTGTGAAATTGGTGAAATGGATTTGATCGTGTCGCAAAAGCTGGGTGATATTGGAGGCGTTGCCAAGAAAATCAATGAGGATGTCAATATGGCGGTAAGGGCATTGCAGTTTGAGGACATCGCCGGACAATTGATGGGTTATATCATGGCTCGGCTTGATAATGTTGAAAGCTTCATAAGTGACGCTGAAAAAAGAACTTTAGCAACAAAAGCAGAGACGGCAATGGAGTATATTCTCTTTATGAGAGGAATGAGATCTGAAATCTCTAATATGCGAAAGGAGTGGGATAAACAAATACATAATCCCGTAGCCCAGAGTTCCATGAATTCTGGTGACATTGAGCTTTTCTAG
- a CDS encoding chemotaxis response regulator protein-glutamate methylesterase — protein MSKIRVLVVDDSALVRKMLTEILNSDRAIEVVATASDPFIAREKIKQLNPDVITLDVEMPRMDGLTFLGNLMRLHPMPVVMVSSLTEKGADITLQALELGAVDFVSKPKTDLAYSLADYTEEIIAKVKMAAAVKVRTLEKSSAKPAPVQPKYSADAILSGQHPNKHFKTTECIIAIGASTGGTEAIKEVLIRMPADSPGTVITQHIPEAFSAPFAKRMDSVSAMTVCEAQDGQIVLPGHAYIAPGNRHLLVMRDGARYVCRLNDGPPVNRHRPSVDVMFRSVAQNVGPNAVGVILTGMGDDGACGLKEMHDAGSPTIAQDEKTSVVWGMPGEAVKMGGVDSILPLEKIAAKIFSLVK, from the coding sequence ATGAGTAAAATACGCGTATTGGTTGTCGATGATTCGGCTCTGGTGCGGAAGATGTTGACGGAAATACTTAACTCTGACCGTGCCATAGAAGTGGTGGCTACGGCATCAGATCCATTTATCGCCAGGGAGAAGATAAAACAGCTTAATCCTGATGTTATAACGCTAGACGTTGAAATGCCGCGCATGGATGGACTTACATTTCTTGGTAATCTGATGCGGCTGCATCCCATGCCTGTCGTTATGGTGTCGTCCCTGACGGAAAAAGGGGCGGATATAACTCTGCAGGCGCTTGAGCTGGGTGCCGTCGACTTTGTGTCCAAGCCAAAGACGGATCTTGCCTATTCCCTTGCCGATTATACGGAAGAGATAATCGCTAAAGTTAAAATGGCCGCGGCCGTGAAGGTAAGGACGCTGGAGAAAAGTTCTGCCAAACCTGCCCCTGTACAGCCAAAATACAGTGCAGATGCGATATTGTCCGGGCAGCATCCTAATAAACACTTTAAAACCACCGAGTGCATCATCGCGATTGGCGCCTCCACGGGTGGAACGGAGGCGATTAAAGAGGTATTGATTCGTATGCCCGCCGATTCGCCCGGCACAGTCATTACCCAGCATATCCCCGAGGCATTCAGTGCGCCCTTTGCCAAACGCATGGACAGTGTTTCGGCAATGACGGTGTGCGAGGCGCAGGATGGACAGATTGTTCTCCCAGGCCACGCCTATATTGCCCCCGGTAATCGCCACCTGCTTGTGATGCGTGATGGCGCCCGTTACGTGTGCCGACTAAACGATGGTCCTCCCGTTAATCGCCATCGGCCCTCTGTCGATGTGATGTTCCGTTCCGTGGCGCAGAATGTCGGCCCCAATGCTGTGGGAGTGATACTTACAGGTATGGGCGATGACGGAGCGTGCGGGCTCAAGGAGATGCACGATGCCGGATCTCCTACTATAGCTCAGGATGAAAAGACCAGCGTGGTGTGGGGTATGCCCGGGGAGGCTGTAAAAATGGGAGGGGTGGATAGTATATTGCCCCTTGAGAAAATTGCCGCAAAGATTTTCTCATTAGTTAAGTAA
- the cheD gene encoding chemoreceptor glutamine deamidase CheD, producing the protein MRVRKAESVAYEFPEVLPGFEHINHYWDPTRNAYGAKILPGEYYVTARNEMIATVLGSCISACIRDTVFGIGGMNHFMLPGNVSGDANSWGNSVVSESARYGNYAMEHLVNAILKHGGSRNNLEVKIFGGGRILAHATDVGRRNIEFVKNYIRLEELRLAGEDTGDIFPRKVLYFPMTGKVMIKKLHAIHNNTIAERENAYVDKLKMEPVSGEVDLF; encoded by the coding sequence ATGAGAGTCCGGAAAGCTGAGAGTGTTGCGTATGAGTTCCCGGAGGTATTGCCCGGTTTTGAGCACATCAATCACTACTGGGACCCAACCCGGAATGCCTACGGGGCCAAGATTCTACCTGGTGAATATTATGTAACGGCGCGTAACGAAATGATCGCCACGGTGCTTGGGTCATGCATCTCAGCCTGCATCAGGGACACGGTCTTTGGTATAGGTGGAATGAATCATTTTATGTTGCCTGGCAATGTAAGTGGCGATGCAAATAGTTGGGGGAATAGCGTGGTAAGTGAGTCTGCGCGGTATGGAAACTACGCCATGGAGCATCTTGTAAATGCCATCCTTAAGCATGGGGGAAGCCGTAATAATCTGGAGGTAAAAATATTTGGCGGGGGGAGGATTCTGGCACATGCGACGGATGTGGGCCGGCGCAATATAGAGTTTGTGAAGAATTACATTCGTCTCGAAGAGTTGAGGCTTGCGGGGGAAGATACTGGCGACATTTTTCCACGAAAGGTGCTTTATTTTCCGATGACAGGAAAGGTTATGATCAAGAAGCTGCATGCGATACATAATAATACAATAGCCGAGCGTGAAAATGCCTATGTTGATAAATTGAAGATGGAGCCCGTGTCGGGAGAGGTCGATCTTTTCTGA
- a CDS encoding methyl-accepting chemotaxis protein produces MRKKLTSEEPEKAGFDVSIIEKTFNRLSPKGDYLVKRFYEELFERYPQVKPLFGKISIHEQQRKLLAALSLVVKNIRNPESLGEILSGLGKKHQKYGAKKEHYQAVVETLLDVMAEVAGDAWTDKVHAAWSGALNTVTSIMLKAYSQENKGMSTRGRQSTKDIHDAGVDHEMMKMKSAVSGAMTPIMMIDRDLVITYANEATINILRKNEETLRKLYPGFKVDNVVGTCIDIFHKNPSHQRKMLSDPNNLPYSTDIKVGPLTFRINVTALLDNSREYIGNCLEWSDVTDLRKNENEVARLQSSVGGAMTPIMMIDRDLVITYANESTVDLLSKHEQTLRSLYPGFSVNNLIGTCIDIFHKNPTHQRRMLGDPGNLPYFTDIKVGPLTFRINVTALINSAGEYTGNCLEWSDVTDLRKKEGEVVKLQSAVERAMTPIMMIDRDLVITYANESTVALLSKHEQTLRSLYPGFNVSKLAGTCIDIFHKNPAHQRKVLGDPANLPYSTDIKVGPLVFRINVTALCDVQGGYIGNCLEWHDVTDLRQKEEKNADYDGQIAAISKAQAIIEFNMDGTIISANENFLNALGYTLKEIQGQHHSMFVEAGYRQSPEYRAFWERLNRGEYDAGQYMRIGKGGKEVWIQASYNPIYDLTGKPFKVVKYATDISQQKDAERQIQTLIDTALLGKLDNRIDVSRYDGSIRKMADSINQLMETIVSPVRESSRVIGLLAEGDLTQKMEGDFKGEFAELSDSINTSIDNLFKMVGDIREATVNISSAATEIAQGNTDLSQRTEEQASSLEETASSMEELTSTVKQNADNARQANQLASNAREQAEKGGEVVGSAISAMGAINSSSKKISDIIGVIDEIAFQTNLLALNAAVEAARAGEQGRGFAVVAAEVRNLAQRSATAAKEIKSLIKDSVEKVDEGTRLVDASGKTLSEIVGSVKKVSDIIAEIAAASQEQSAGIDQVNKAVMQMDEVTQQNAALVEEAAAASEAMDEQAKGLGQLMEFFKISEEGREPSQIDRRIANSSRQSSASVGRSINGKTASAVRGNGSSNKGSPGRQGMAPSSRERFSGTSRSSEKASPSPKSSKDDGEWEEF; encoded by the coding sequence ATGAGAAAGAAGCTGACTTCAGAAGAGCCAGAAAAAGCCGGTTTTGATGTTTCTATCATTGAAAAGACGTTTAATAGGCTATCGCCAAAGGGAGATTATCTGGTCAAGAGGTTCTACGAAGAACTCTTTGAAAGATATCCTCAGGTAAAACCTCTGTTCGGAAAAATCTCGATACATGAACAGCAGAGGAAATTGCTAGCGGCACTTTCCCTTGTCGTAAAAAACATAAGAAATCCAGAGTCTCTCGGAGAAATTCTGTCCGGTCTGGGGAAGAAGCACCAGAAGTATGGGGCAAAGAAAGAGCATTATCAGGCCGTAGTCGAAACCTTGCTTGATGTCATGGCAGAGGTGGCGGGGGACGCATGGACGGATAAGGTTCATGCAGCCTGGTCCGGGGCGTTAAATACAGTTACATCCATTATGTTGAAGGCATATTCACAGGAGAACAAAGGCATGTCCACAAGAGGTCGTCAATCCACCAAGGATATCCATGATGCTGGCGTTGATCATGAGATGATGAAAATGAAGTCCGCTGTTTCTGGCGCCATGACGCCGATTATGATGATCGACAGGGATTTGGTCATTACCTACGCAAATGAAGCCACTATTAATATTTTAAGAAAAAATGAAGAAACATTGCGTAAATTGTATCCTGGATTCAAGGTCGACAATGTCGTCGGAACATGTATAGACATATTTCATAAGAACCCCTCTCATCAGAGGAAGATGTTAAGTGATCCGAACAATCTTCCCTACTCAACGGATATAAAGGTCGGCCCCTTGACATTCCGTATTAACGTGACGGCATTGCTGGATAATTCCAGGGAGTATATCGGAAACTGCCTGGAATGGTCAGACGTGACTGACCTGAGAAAGAATGAAAACGAGGTTGCCAGGCTCCAGTCGTCGGTAGGTGGCGCCATGACGCCAATCATGATGATTGACAGAGATCTGGTGATTACCTATGCGAATGAATCGACGGTGGATCTATTGTCGAAACACGAACAGACGCTAAGATCGCTTTATCCTGGATTCAGCGTAAATAATCTGATCGGAACGTGTATCGACATTTTCCATAAGAATCCCACTCACCAGAGGAGGATGTTGGGCGACCCGGGGAACCTTCCCTACTTCACCGATATCAAGGTCGGTCCGTTGACATTCCGGATCAATGTCACAGCCTTGATTAATAGCGCCGGAGAGTACACCGGGAATTGTCTGGAGTGGTCTGATGTAACCGATCTGAGGAAAAAGGAAGGTGAGGTTGTCAAGCTCCAGTCGGCGGTTGAACGTGCCATGACGCCGATCATGATGATTGACAGAGATCTGGTGATAACCTATGCGAATGAATCGACAGTAGCCCTGTTATCGAAACACGAGCAGACATTAAGATCGCTTTATCCTGGATTCAACGTAAGTAAGTTGGCCGGAACGTGTATCGACATTTTCCATAAAAATCCCGCTCATCAGAGAAAAGTATTAGGTGATCCAGCAAATCTTCCGTACTCGACCGATATTAAAGTAGGGCCTTTAGTGTTCAGGATCAATGTCACGGCCCTCTGTGATGTGCAAGGAGGCTACATCGGGAATTGTCTTGAATGGCATGATGTAACCGATCTTCGCCAAAAGGAAGAGAAAAATGCCGACTATGATGGCCAGATCGCGGCAATTAGCAAGGCACAGGCGATAATCGAATTCAATATGGACGGGACGATCATCTCGGCGAATGAGAATTTCCTTAATGCGCTGGGGTATACCTTGAAGGAAATACAGGGGCAGCACCACAGCATGTTTGTGGAGGCCGGGTATCGTCAGAGTCCTGAATACCGCGCCTTCTGGGAGAGGCTCAACCGTGGTGAATACGATGCCGGGCAGTACATGCGGATTGGCAAGGGTGGCAAGGAGGTCTGGATTCAGGCCAGTTATAACCCGATCTATGATCTCACTGGCAAGCCGTTCAAAGTGGTCAAATATGCCACGGATATCAGTCAACAGAAGGATGCCGAGCGCCAGATTCAAACACTTATAGACACGGCTCTGTTAGGTAAGCTTGACAATCGTATTGATGTATCCCGCTATGATGGATCCATACGGAAGATGGCTGACAGCATCAATCAGCTTATGGAGACCATTGTATCGCCTGTCCGCGAGAGCTCACGGGTAATAGGCTTGTTGGCCGAGGGTGATCTGACCCAGAAGATGGAGGGTGATTTCAAGGGTGAGTTTGCCGAGCTGAGCGACAGCATCAATACCTCGATTGATAATCTCTTCAAGATGGTTGGTGATATCCGTGAGGCGACTGTCAATATTTCCTCGGCGGCCACGGAAATTGCACAAGGCAACACGGATCTCAGTCAGCGTACCGAGGAGCAGGCCTCTTCGCTGGAAGAGACCGCCTCCAGCATGGAGGAGCTGACCAGTACCGTAAAACAAAATGCCGATAATGCCCGCCAGGCCAATCAGTTGGCGTCTAATGCGCGAGAGCAGGCCGAAAAGGGCGGCGAAGTGGTCGGTAGCGCGATTTCCGCCATGGGGGCCATCAATAGCAGCAGTAAGAAAATTTCCGACATCATCGGTGTCATCGACGAGATTGCCTTCCAGACCAATCTTCTGGCGTTGAATGCCGCAGTCGAAGCGGCGCGTGCCGGTGAGCAAGGCAGAGGGTTCGCGGTGGTGGCTGCCGAAGTCCGCAATCTGGCGCAGCGCAGTGCCACGGCTGCCAAGGAGATTAAGAGCCTGATCAAGGACAGTGTGGAGAAAGTCGATGAAGGGACTCGTCTGGTTGATGCGTCAGGCAAGACACTCAGCGAAATAGTCGGCTCCGTGAAAAAGGTCAGTGATATCATCGCGGAAATTGCAGCGGCCAGTCAGGAGCAGTCGGCTGGCATTGATCAGGTTAACAAGGCCGTCATGCAAATGGATGAGGTCACCCAGCAGAATGCCGCCCTGGTAGAGGAAGCAGCGGCGGCCAGTGAGGCGATGGATGAGCAGGCGAAGGGTCTGGGGCAATTAATGGAGTTTTTCAAAATTAGTGAAGAGGGACGGGAACCCTCGCAGATCGACAGACGTATCGCCAATTCCTCTCGCCAAAGTTCGGCAAGTGTGGGAAGAAGCATAAACGGCAAGACCGCATCGGCTGTACGCGGGAATGGCAGCAGCAATAAAGGCAGTCCTGGAAGACAGGGAATGGCGCCATCGTCGCGGGAGAGGTTTTCCGGAACCTCACGCAGCAGCGAGAAGGCCAGCCCATCACCAAAGTCCAGCAAGGACGATGGTGAGTGGGAAGAGTTTTAA